The DNA sequence AGAATGAAATTCCGTTCTTCTTATGGACAGAACTTATTGCAACACTCGAGAGAGGTTGCCAACATCGCAGGAACAATGGCTGCAGAATTAGGACTCAACGTTAAGTTGGCGAAAAGAGCAGGCTTACTTCACGATATCGGTAAAGTTCCAGAACAGGAATCTGAATTACCACACGCGCTTTTAGGAATGCAGTGGGCGGAGAAATACGGTGAAAATCCTGAGGTTGTAAATGCAATTGGAGCTCATCATGACGAAGTAGAAATGACGACTTTATTATCACCAATCATTCAGGTTGCCGATGCGATTTCTGGAGCAAGACCAGGCGCAAGAAGACAAGTGTTAGAATCGTATATCCAAAGATTGAAAGACCTAGAAGCTGCTGCTTTAAGTTTTGATGGTGTTTCCAGCGCTTATGCAATCCAGGCAGGTAGAGAACTTAGAGTAATGGTAGAAAGTGGAAAAGTGAGCGATGATCAATCTGCACAACTTTCTTACGACATCTCTGAGAAGATTCAAACAGAGTTAACGTATCCAGGACAAGTTCGGGTAACGGTAATTCGCGAGACAAGATCTGTGAATATTGCGAGATAAATATTTCGTATTAATTATACAAAACTCCTTTCAGTAATGAAAGGAGTTTTTATTTATATCGTTATTTTGTAATCAATTTATACAAGTTATAAGTATTAATGAGTCTGATTTTGGAAAAATGATGCCACGAATGCACGAATGTTTGATTTTGAATATTCGTGCATTCGTGGCATAAAGTACAATAAATCTTCAATCAAAATTGAAAGTTTTTGGTAAGGTTATTTTTAGACTGCTTTATAAATATAATTGGTATTATTTGTTACTTTTCCATTAGTCAATTCTTAAAAAAGTCCCATTCATATCAAAGTCTAAATCAATGCCATTTAGAAGATCAGCTTTGATCATGTTTTTATCAGATTTTCGCTCCAAGCTTTTGATTTTTATGTCTTTGTAATTTTTATTTACGTACGCTTTTATATTGGCAGGAACCAGAACGTCGGGAACTCCATTATAATCTTTAATATCTTTCCAGTTCTCGCTGTTGTCAAATTCCACTTCAACACCATTATTTAATTTAACCTCGTATTCTTTCCCCCTAGTATTTGTTTTTACTTTATATTTTGAAATTGGAATACCTGCATAATGTTCAGTTAAAAAATTTTTTACTTTTTGTGGAAGATCTTGCTCAGCGTTAGACGCCTCTGAATTAGACTTTATCACTTCTGTTTTTGAAGTTTTGGTAGTGTTATCAGTAGGATTTTGTACAACTACTTTCTTTTCACATGATGAAAAAACAAAGGTGCTCATCAATATTGACAGTGTTGCTAATTTTAGATTTTTCATAATTGGGATGTTTTTTAAAAATGAGTTGAATGCTTATTTTTTAAGTATATAAATTGAACAAATTCAGTACCAATTCATTAATCATCTTCAGAACATTCTTTTATAGCGAAGTTTCAATTTGAATTACATAAACGGCTTCATTTCATCCTCAATCTTTTTCCGCAGATCCATCAATTTTATAGCATACTTTTCCATGTGTTTATCCTGCTCTGTTGTTGGAATAAACTTCGGAACTTCCACAGAATTTCCTTCATCATCAACGGCAACAAAAACAATTATACAGTGTGTTTTCTTTTCGAAATCTTTCCTTTTGATATTTCGTGAGAAAACATTGATAGCGATATGCATGCTCGTTTTTCCAGTATAAATAACTTCCGCTTCCACTTTTACGATATGACCAATTTTAATCGGCGAATAAAAGCGAATTCCACCCACGTAAACGGTGACGCAATAACTGGAAGACCAAGAACTCGCACAAGCGTAACCTGCTTGATCAATCCATTTCATTACACTTCCGCCGTGAACATTGCCACCATAATTAACATCGCTAGGTTCCGATATAAACTGAAAAACTGTTTTATTTTGCATAAATTCTTATTAAAAATTAAAGGTATTCATTAATTTTTAAAATCTTGAATTTATCCCTAAATTTGAAACATGCAAAAAGTATTTTATCTAAAAACCTGCGGAACCTGTACGAAGATTTTAAAAATGTTTAATCTTTCCGATTGGGAATTACGTGAACTCAAAAGTGCACCGATTACTGAAGAGGAATTAGCCCAAATGTATCAACTTACAAAATCTTACGAAGCGCTTTTCAGCCGAAGATCAACTCAAATAAAAGCCAGAAATATTGAGCTCAAATCTTTAGAAAAAAACGATTTTAAGGAATTAATATTAGATCATTATTCTTTTTTGAAACGACCAGTTTTCCTTACGGACAAAGAAATTTTTGTAGGAAATGATAAAAACAATATTGAAAATT is a window from the Kaistella flava (ex Peng et al. 2021) genome containing:
- a CDS encoding PepSY-like domain-containing protein; its protein translation is MKNLKLATLSILMSTFVFSSCEKKVVVQNPTDNTTKTSKTEVIKSNSEASNAEQDLPQKVKNFLTEHYAGIPISKYKVKTNTRGKEYEVKLNNGVEVEFDNSENWKDIKDYNGVPDVLVPANIKAYVNKNYKDIKIKSLERKSDKNMIKADLLNGIDLDFDMNGTFLRID
- a CDS encoding acyl-CoA thioesterase — translated: MQNKTVFQFISEPSDVNYGGNVHGGSVMKWIDQAGYACASSWSSSYCVTVYVGGIRFYSPIKIGHIVKVEAEVIYTGKTSMHIAINVFSRNIKRKDFEKKTHCIIVFVAVDDEGNSVEVPKFIPTTEQDKHMEKYAIKLMDLRKKIEDEMKPFM
- a CDS encoding arsenate reductase family protein, giving the protein MQKVFYLKTCGTCTKILKMFNLSDWELRELKSAPITEEELAQMYQLTKSYEALFSRRSTQIKARNIELKSLEKNDFKELILDHYSFLKRPVFLTDKEIFVGNDKNNIENLEQFFSGK